The following proteins come from a genomic window of Perognathus longimembris pacificus isolate PPM17 chromosome 12, ASM2315922v1, whole genome shotgun sequence:
- the Ly6h gene encoding lymphocyte antigen 6H — MLSAAARGLGLALLAALLCPAPAHGLWCQDCTLTTNSSHCTPKLCPPSDTVCASVRITDPSSSRKDHSVNKMCATSCDFIKRHFFSDYLMRFINSGILKVDVDCCEKDLCNPAAPVGLSPWALAGGLLLSLGPAVLGAGP; from the exons ATGCTGTCGGCGGCCGCCCGGGGCCTCGGCCTGGCGCTGCTGGCCGCGCTGCTGTGCCCCGCGCCCG CGCACGGCCTGTGGTGCCAGGACTGCACGCTGACCACCAACTCCAGCCACTGCACGCCCAAGCTGTGCCCGCCCTCCGACACCGTGTGCGCCAGCGTCCGCATCACCGACCCCAGCAGCA GCCGCAAGGACCACTCGGTGAACAAGATGTGCGCGACCTCCTGCGACTTCATCAAGCGGCACTTCTTCTCAGACTATCTCATGAGGTTCATTAACTCCGGGATCTTAAAAGTCGACGTGGACTGCTGCGAGAAGGATTTGTGCAATCCCGCGGCGCCCGTGGGGCTCAGCCCCTGGGCCCTGGCCGGGGGGCTGCTGCTCAGCCTGGGGCCCGCCGTGCTCGGGGCTGGGCCCTGA
- the LOC125361020 gene encoding lymphocyte antigen 6L-like, which produces MEGLALAIWVSLVSAGLAGSGKAPGNGRPGAWAGRSSAPSAPGQTALPGWEPELLPVLQSPEQEQVPPHQVPGDQHVCISSEVAIFSQSRSRVVLSKRCAPRCPHASGAYDWSPVLGVQGRIVRRCCSRPLCNAAPAAPPAPLLLLPAALGLQGALR; this is translated from the exons ATGGAGGGGCTGGCGCTGGCCATCTGGGTGTCCCTGGTGTCTGCAGGGCTGGCGGGCTCCGGGAAGGCACCCGGAAACGGGCGCCCGGGGGCCTGGGCTGGCAGGTCCAGCGCGCCCTCCGCCCCGGGCCAGACAGCCCTCCCGGGCTGGGAACCTGAGCTGCTTCCAGTGCTTCAAAGCCCAGAGCAGGAGCAAGTGCCACCCCACCAAGTGCCAGGAGACCAGCACGTCTGCATCTCCAGCGAGGTGGCCATCTTCTCCC AGTCGAGGAGCAGGGTGGTGCTGAGCAAGCGCTGCGCCCCGCGGTGCCCCCACGCCAGCGGCGCGTACGACTGGTCGCCGGTGCTGGGCGTGCAGGGCAGGATCGTCAGGCGGTGCTGCTCCCGGCCCCTCTGCAACGCGGCGCCCgcggccccgccagccccgctcCTGCTGCTGCCCGCGGCGCTGGGCCTCCAGGGGGCCCTGCGGTGA
- the Ly6e gene encoding lymphocyte antigen 6E yields MSGMSAASSMRVFLPVLLAALLGVEQGHSLVCFSCVNQQSNFYCLKPTICSDSDNYCVTMSASAGIGKVVDFGYSLNKGCSPVCPGPSINVGVASVGTHCCQSFLCNFSAAGRGPHASGPLLGLGLLVSLLSVLLLQLSP; encoded by the exons ATGTCCGGGATGTCCGCTGCCTCCAGCATGAGGGTCTTCCTTCCGGTGCTGCTGGCCGCCCTCCTGGGTGTGGAGCAAG GCCACTCCCTGGTCTGCTTTTCCTGCGTCAATCAGCAAAGCAATTTCTACTGCCTGAAGCCGACCATCTGCTCTGATTCAGACAACTACTGTGTGACCATGTCCGCCTCGGCTGGCATCG GGAAAGTGGTGGACTTTGGCTACTCCCTGAACAAGGGCTGCTCCCCGGTCTGCCCCGGCCCCAGCATCAACGTGGGCGTGGCCTCCGTGGGCACCCACTGCTGCCAGAGCTTCCTGTGCAACTTCAGCGCGGCGGGCCGTGGCCCCCATGCCAGCGGCCCGCTGCTCGGCCTCGGGCTCCTCGTCAGCCTGCTGTCCGTGCTGCTGCTGCAGCTCAGCCCTTGA